A genome region from Euphorbia lathyris chromosome 4, ddEupLath1.1, whole genome shotgun sequence includes the following:
- the LOC136227017 gene encoding small ribosomal subunit protein uS7: MAAAVAVAVAAPVTPVNPDPTQPNIDVKLFNRWTFDDVEVNDMSLSDYIGVQQSKHATYVPHTAGRYSVKRFRKAQCPIVERLTNSLMMHGRNNGKKLMAVRIVKHAMEIIHLLTDQNPIQVIVDAVINSGPREDATRIGSAGVVRRQAVDISPLRRVNQAIYLLTTGAREAAFRNIKTIAECLADELINAAKGSSNSYAIKKKDEIERVAKANR; encoded by the exons ATGGCAGCAGCTGTAGCGGTAGCGGTTGCGGCGCCTGTAACACCAGTTAACCCTGATCCCACTCAGCCTAACATCGATGTCAAGCTCTTCAACCGCTGGACCTTCGATGATGTGGAG GTTAATGACATGTCCTTGAGCGATTATATTGGTGTCCAACAATCCAAGCATGCAACTTATGTTCCACACACTGCTGGAAGGTACTCAGTGAAGCGCTTCAGGAAGGCCCAATGCCCTATTGTAGAGAGACTTACGAACTCACTCATGATGCATGGAAGGAATAATGGAAAGAAACTAATGGCAGTTAGAATCGTGAAACATGCCATGGAAATCATTCACCTTCTGACTGACCAGAACCCGATTCAGGTTATCGTTGATGCTGTTATTAACAG CGGTCCAAGGGAAGATGCCACACGAATTGGATCTGCTGGAGTTGTTAGGCGTCAGGCTGTGGATATTTCTCCACTAAGGAGGGTAAATCAAGCTATTTATCTCCTTACAACAGGTGCACGTGAAGCTGCTTTCAGGAACATCAAGACTATCGCAGAATGTTTGGCCGACGAGCTTATCAATGCTGCCAAAGGTTCCTCAAACAG CTACGCCATCAAGAAAAAAGATGAGATTGAAAGAGTTGCCAAGGCCAACCGTTAA